CGGGAGGCGATTCCCACGAGGGTTTCCTTCCGACGCACCTTGTGGACGGTGCGCTGGGGAGCCGGAGCCTGGTAGGACTTTTCCAGGTCAGGATAGGCCAGGGCGAAACGCTCGCGAAGTCCCTGGGGGATATTCAGCACCCACGACTCGCGGGCGGGTGGGGTGGTTTGGCGCACCAGAGCCGGATTCATCGAGGAGAGGGAATCTTCCGGAATCGAAAGCGCCTTGCCGATCTGCGCGAAGGTCAGCCCCCCTTCCACGGTGAAGGTGTCCATCTCCACAGGCGCCCATGGCTGCAGTTCAAAACCGTGAGCCTTGGGATTTTTCCCCAGGATGGCCGCCGCGAAGATCCGAGGGACGTACTGCTTGGTCTCGCGCGGCAGCGGCAGCGTCCAGTAATCGTTGTGGCCAGCCTTGCGAATGGTCCGCTCCACGCAGTATTCGCCGCAATTGTACGCGGCCATGGCGAGCTTCCAGTCGCCGAATTGCTGGTAGAGGATGCTCAGATAGGCGATCGCGGCCCGGGTGGATTTGACGGGGTCCCGGCGTTCGTCCACGAAGCGATCGATGCGCATCCCGAACCGACGCCCGGTTCCGGGAATGAATTGCCAGATTCCCGCCGCCGCCGCCGGCGACGTGGCGCGGGGGTTGAAGCCGCTCTCGATCATGGCCTGGAAGATCAGATCGCGTGGCATGCCATTGGCGGTCAGTTCCTGGTTGATCATGTCTTCCCAGCGTCCCTTGCGCTCCAACCAACGGGCGAAGTGCTGGGGAATCTGGTCTTTGAGGAGCCGGATGTTCCGGAGAACCTGGTCGTTGACCTCGATGGGCAGGTCGAAGGTCGCCATGGTATCGACCATGACCTCCGAACGCAAGGCCGCCAGGGTGGTGGAATCAAGGGCTCCCCCGGAAGCCGAATCCACGATGGAGTCGAGCACCGCCACGCCATCGGCTTCTTCCAGCACGGCGTCTTCCAGCGCATCGGGCTCCAGCGAATACGGGAGGCTGTTGCGCATGCTGGCCAACACCTGGACCGTGAGGTTCGAAACAGCCTCTCCAGCGCCCGTGGTATCGACGACGGACAATTCGGACAACGCGGTGGAAAGCAATCCTTGCGCTTGCACGAAACGTCCACGCGCTTGCAGCCAAAGAGCGCTGTCGAGCGTCTTTCGCACATGCTGCATCCGCGGTGGATCCAGATTTGCCTGCGGGTTCAGGGACTGGCCGGAGGAAGGGCGCGACGTGGCGCACCCGCTCCATAGCGAGGCCAGCGAGAGCAGGGCCAGGATGGATAAGGCCCTGCGCCTCATCTCACTCCTCGATGTCCAAATCTTCGGCGTAGCTCTTCCAGATCCCTTCGCCTCGGGCGAAGTTGGGATCATCGAAATCGATTTCCTGGCTTTCCTCGTCGTCATCCCCACCTTCGGAGTATTCTCCGTCGGCGTCTTCCTCGAATCCCGGTCCGAGCGAACCGTCGAGATCCTCAAATTCATCTTGCTTGGGTCGACGAGCGAACTCCCAGCGCACAAGTTCCGAACGCATGAGCGAATCCTCCAAAAGCCGGATAGGCAACCCGGCGCATACCGAGGGGGGAAGTATATCACTGGCATGGATTAAGTCAAGTCGTTTCCTTCAGTCTCCCATTTCAAGTTCGATTTGTCGAGGGGTCCCTGCCCCCCCTCTCCGTGCATCCACCCTTGTACACATGTGCAGGCTGTCGTAGGTTTGGCCTTTTTGACCACCCAGTTCACGGAGAGGGAAATCTTGGCTTCCAACGCACCAGACGCCCAAAGCATGGCCAAGCGCCAGCAGGAAATCTCGGTCGCGGATTTCTTCGCGAAGAACCGGCACATGCTCGGGTTCGACAACACCCGCAAAGCCCTCCTGACCGCGGTGAAGGAGGCGGTGGACAACTCCCTGGACGCCTGCGAAGAAGCCCGCATCCTCCCCAAGGTCCGCGTGGAGATCCGCAAGGTGGAAGGCACGGAGGACCATTACGTCCTTTCCGTGCGCGACAACGGACCGGGAATCGTCAAGGCGCAGATCCCGCGCGTGTTCGGCAAACTTCTCTACGGATCGAAGTTCCATCGCCTGCGCATGAGCCGAGGCCAACAGGGCATCGGGATCAGCGCGGCCGGCATGTACGGCCAGATCACCACCGCCAAGCCCGTCCAGATCACCAGCCGGGCCTTCAAATCCAAGCCGGCCCACTACTACGAGCTGCGCATGGACCTCAAGCGCAACGAACCCGTGATCCTGGTGGACGAAGAAGTCGATTGGGGGGATCCCGGCACCGGGACAAAAGTCGACATCACGATGAAGGCGACGTTCTTCCGCGGACGCCAATCCGTCGACGAATACCTGGAACAGACCGCCATCGCCAATCCCCATGCGGAATTTTCCTTCCTCGCGCCGGATGGCACCGAACGCGTCTTCCCGCGCGCGGCCAAGGAGCTTCCTCCCGAGCCTGTGGAAATCCAACCCCACCCGCACGGGATCGAGCTGGGCATCTTCACGCGCCTTCTGCACGACAGCCCCCATCGCTCGATGGGCGTGTTCCTCACCGGGTCGTTTTCCCGGGTGACCTCGCAGGCGGCCGGCCAAGTCTGCAAGGCCAGCGGGATCGCGCTTTCCGCCATTCCCAGCGAAGTGCATCCGCAGGAAGCGGAAAAGCTCTTCCACGCGCTCCAGAAGGCGGATCTGCCGCCTCCGCGCACGGATTGCCTGGCGCCTATCGGCGTGGAGCATCTCCTCAAGGGCATGCACAAGGAATTGGGCGCGGAATTCTACGCGGCCACCACCCGCAAGCCCGCCATCTACCGCGGAAATCCCTTCCAAATCGAAGTCGGCCTGGCCTGGGGCGGCAAGCTGGAAAGCGACAGCATCGCGCGCGTGATCCGCTTCGCCAACCGCGTGCCTTTGCAGTACCAGCTCTCCGCCTGTTCCAGCACCAAGGCGGTGATGGACGTGGCCTGGAAATCCTACGGACTGCAGCAATCGAAAGGCTCGCTTCCCGTGGGCCCCTTGGTGATCATGGTCCACATGGCCTCCGTGTGGGTGCCCTTCACCAACCAGGCCAAGGAAGCCATCGCCGACTACGACGAGATCCGCAAGGAATTCAAGCTGGCCTTGCAGGAAGCCGGCCGCAAGCTCGGCACGTACCTCAAGAAAAAACAGGCCGCCGCGAGCCAGGCCAAGCGCCGCAACATCTTCAACTCCTACATCGAAGAGGTCGTGCGCGCCTACCAGCAGATCACCAAGGAAGACGGCTCGGATCTGCGAACCGCCCTCTTGGAGACCGCGCGCAAGAAGACGGAACTTGCCGAGAAGCTCGAGGCCATGAAGCACAAGGAAGCGCCGGAGGAAATGGAAGGCACGCTGGTGATCGGCGAAGACGGCCAGCCATTGGTGCCCGGTGCCGTGGTCGCCACGGAGCTGCCTCCCGAGCTTGACGAAGCCGACCTTCCCGAGCCTTCGGAAGGCGATCTGGAAAGCCTGATCGATTCCACTCCCACCATCGCCAAGGCCAAGAGCCCTCGCGGCGAAGGCCACCACGAAGAATCCGGCAAAAAAGCCGTCCAGGCGAGCCTTTTCGGAGACGACGACGCATGAGCAGCGCGAAAAAGCCGGTCCGCTTGCCGACCGACGAAAAGATCATCCAGATGGCCCGCCATGTCCGCGTGCAGGGACTGGCCGGCGACGATCCGCGGTTCAACGTGCCCTCGCGCACCTTGGCCAACGTCAACTTCAACGAGGTCAAGCGGATCATCGAGATGGGCGAAGGCAAGACCGCCCGCGAGTTCTTCAACCTTGGGCAATCCAAGAAGTTCATGCAGACGATGCTGGTCGCCGAGGCCTGCAAACGGCTGGTCGACGCGGGCAAGACCAACTCGATTCGTGACCTGTACTACATGACCAAGCACACCATCGCGGGCACCCGCGAGAACACCTTCGACGACCAGGCCGAATCCGACCCGATCATCGAAGACCTCGAGGTGACGCTGGACAGCCTGCGCGAAGAGCTGCACCTGTTCGCCTCCAACAAGGGCGCGATGGTCGGCGAGCTCACCGTGGTGGACGGCGGCGACGTCATCGACTGCCGTCGCATGGGGACCGGCGGATGGTCCGTCCCTTCCATCGTGGAACCCAACGTGATCGAGTTCCGCGAATGCGAGGCGAAGTTCATCCTGCTGGTGGAAAAAGACGCCATGTGGCGGCGCCTGAACGAAGACAAATTCTGGAAATTGCACCACTGCATCCTGATCCACGGCGGAGGCCAGCCCCCTCGCGGCGTGCGGCGCCTGATGCACCGCATGGTCAACGAACTCAAGCTTCCGCTGTACGTGTTCGTCGATAACGACCCGTGGGGCTACTACATCTATTCGGTGGTCAAGCAGGGCTCCATCTCGCTGGCCTACGAATCGCGTCGCATGGCCATCCCGTCGGCGAGATTCATCGGACTGTCCAGCGCCGACGTCCAGAAGTACCAGATCCCGGACGAGGTGACCATCCGTCTGGAAGACACCGACATCGCGCGTGCCAAGGAGATCATGGCCTATCCGTGGTTCCAAGGCAAGAAGCACTGGCAGACGGAGATCCAGCGCATGCTCTCCAGCAAGGTGAAGCTGGAATTGGAAGCCCTCAGCGCCAAGGGCATCACGTTCGCCTCCGACGAATACCTGCCCCGCAAGCTCAAGGAAAAGGACTTTTTGGACTGAGACGCCCAATGCCCCGGTTCAGGGGCTTGGTATCGTCCGATCAACATCCTTCCGTGGAAGGATCGGCACTTCCCCAGTGCGCAAGCATCAGGGAGGGCCTCGCTTGCGCTGGACCTTGTCCATGTACAACTGCGTATCGGCCCTCGAAAATGCCTCGTCGAGATCGATGCGTTCGTTGGAGTCGCACAGCACCCAGCCCACGCTGGTCTTCACCTGCCAGCCCCTCGCCAATTCGATCGACCGTTTTTCCAAGGCGAGCCTGACCCGACGGATCGCGGCCTCCACGTCGGCTTCCGCTCCCGTTTGGAAGACGCCCACCACGGCGAATTCGTCGCCACCAAGACGACCGACCAGATCGCTTTGACGGAATCCGTCCTCCAGCGCCCGCGCCAGGCACCGGATCGCCAGATCCCCGTCGGCGTGACCGAAGGTGTCGTTGATCGTCTTCATGCCATCCATGTCGAAGAGGAAGATCCCCACCTTGGCGCCCGACCTCGCCGCGGAACGCAAAAGCACCTCTCCGAAGGCGATCAATCCTCTGCGGTTGAGAAGGCCAGTCAGTTCGTCGCGCTGGGACAGCTGTTCGAACCGCTCCCGCATGACCCTCTCGGTGCGAGACCTTCTTCGCAAGGACAGGGACATCGAAAGCGTGTGCCGCATGCTGTCCAGGAACAGTTCGTTGGAGGTCCAATCGCGAAGCTGGACAACTCCGTAGTGCTCGTCGGACATCGCCAGGGGCAAGGTGACCCAGGAACCCGCCGCGCAATCGGAGGACCGCAGCAAGGAATCCTCCTCGGGTGTTCCACAGCGTCTGGCGGCGATGTCGATTTCCAGCCGGAATGGAACCTTTCCGTAGAGGGGATCGGAGAGGGGCGTTCCGTCCTCGTTGAACAGCAGGATCCGCATGCCGTAAGGGGCCATCGCTTGCAGATGGTTGATGAACGCAGTGGCGAAGTCGTCCTCGTCCATCCCGAGCGTGAGCTTCTGGATCGCGGCCATCCAATCGCGAAGCAGCAACTGCATCGCGAAGCGGCGGTTTTGATCCAGGCCATGCCGTGCCTGGGAAATGATCGCATGCGCTTCCAGAAAGAACCCGGAATGGCAGTTGGCGGGCTCCATCCGCGCCACCTTCAGGAGACATTCCTCCCAAAGGTTGAGTTCCGTGTGCTCCGCCTTGTCCAACGCCTCCTCCAACCGTTCGAGAAAGCGGCTGGACTCGTCGGGCTTGTGGAGGATCTCCCGAAGGACCTGCGTGGTGGGGATCCCCGCTGCTTCGGTCAGGATCGAAGGCAACTGCAGATCGGTGCCTCCCGACCTGCAGCCGCAGGAGCGCCGAACGAGCAGACAGGTTTTGACATTTTCGACGCGCGGCTCGGCTCCGGACAGGATCTCGTTGAGCAGCTCCACCGACCGGAAAGCGATCTGGTAGGTCATCGCGTCGATCGTGGTCAGGGACGGCCGGAGGGTGCCCGCCTCCTCGATGTCGTCGAATCCCGTCAGGCAAAGGTCTTCGGGGATCCGGATGCCTCGCTCCTTGCAAAGACGGTGCACGCCCAGCGCCATGGCATCGTTGGCGCAGACAACCGCCTCGGGAAGGCCATGGCGATCGACCATTCCCGCGAAGACGTCGTATCCCCCCTCGGGGGTGAAATTGCTGCTGGCGATCCAACCCTCGCGGGATTCCAATCCGAGCGCCCGCATCGTTTCGAGGAAATCGCCTTTGCGGCGAATGGCGTCCGGGTTCAGTGGATACCCACCCAGGAAGGCGATCTTCCTCAGACCATGAACCCCGACAAGATGCCGCACCACCGATTCGATACCACCCGCATCGGGAAGGACACAAGGCAGCCCGGGAAGTCGCGTCCCGATGCACACGGTGGGCTTGGGTGGCAGGAAGTCCAGCAGATCCCGGACCACCCGGATGCCGCCATAATTGGCCAGCGAGCCCACCAGCGGCAGATATCCATCGATGCTTCCGGACTTGGCAAGGTTGTAGATCTCGGCCGGACCACCTCGCATCTCCGGATCGCCGTAGGACGTCCCGATCAAGGAAACCAATCGGATCCCCAGGAGTCGGGCAGCGGTCATCGCTCCGTGCCAGATGCGGCTTTGGTACCATCCATCCAGTCGAACGACAAGCAGGGCGAATGTCGGCGCGCGTTCCACCACCCCATTCTCGGAATTCCTGCGCTTGAAAACAAGTCGTAGCGCGTTCTACGGGACGAAACGGAAAATCCCCTAAAACCCGACACTCCCTATTTGGGGAATCCGAACCCCGGCGGTGGAATGATCCCGTCGTCAGGATTTGTCGATGGCGAGGGTGCGGGGGCGGGTGCAGGCGTCGCCGCCTCCTGGCGGGACATCCAGAGGGCTGTCGCTCCCGCCGCCAACCCGACGCCCGCCACGCCCAAAAACCTCGGATCCGTCCAGATCGAGCCATCGCGGGCCCGTCCCGCGAGCTCCACCCCCAGGACGTCCCCTCTCCAGGTCGCCCGCCAGGGCAGCGGCTTGCGCAGATCCACGCGCACGGCCAGGCCCGCCGAATCCGCCGAGGGCGTCCCGTGGATCCAACCCGGCAAATTTTTGGACAATTTCCGACCAACCACGCCCTCGAAGTCGATGCGCAACGCGGGCTTGCCGACAGGCTCCTGCAGGGCAGCGATGCGAAACCGACGCGGCCGCCCCCCAGCGAACTCGAACTCCATCCGCAAGGTGTCCGCATTCCTGGTCCAGCGCACGGCGCGCAGGCGGCTCTCCCCTGTCGTCGAATCCGGCAGGATCCCGCACAGAGTCGCAAGAAGCGCCCAGGGGGTCATCGCTGGGCCTTGCGGTCGCGCTTGACCCGGTACATCTCGCGATCGGCGGCCTTGAGCAGTTCTTCGGGCGAAGCCAGACCGTCGAAGTCCACGATCCCCACGGAGATGTCGGTGGGGTTGCCCGCCACCTTGCGTTCGTGGTAGGCCTCGGTGATCCGCTGGGCGATGGCCCTCGCCTCTTCCAGACCGGTACCCACCGAAAGCACCATGAACTCGTCCCCGCCGAGGCGGTAGGCGCGCTCGGTGTTGCGGGTGCGTTCGCGGATCGATTGCGCGAGGTCCTTCAAGGCCCGGTCGCCGGCGGCGTGCCCCAGGGTGTCGTTGAGCAGCTTGAAGCGGTCCATGTCCATCATCAGGAGGCAAAGCGGACGCCGCCGCCGCTTGGACAGCTCCACCAGTTCCGGGAAGTCCTCCTCGAACTGGCGCTTGTTGTAGAGCCCTGTCAGCGCGTCGGTCTTGGCCTGCATGCGCAGAAAGCCGGATTCCTCCTTGAGGATCTTGCGTTCGGCCGTGGTCCTGCGCAAGGCGGCGGTCATCTCGTTGAACGAATCGCGCACATCGCCGATCTCGTTGAAGGAGCGGAATTCGATCTGGAAATCGGCGGTCTCGGGGCGTTCCGGATCGAACCGCTCGCCGAAGCGCTTGACGCCTTCCACCAGAAGGTGCACGGGTCGGGTGACGTGGTAGACCAACAGGGAGGCGGAGACCACGCCCAAAAGGGCGATCAGTCCGGCGAACAGGAAGATGCGGTGGACCGACTCCTGGATCCCCTCCTCGATGCCGCCGGAGGAGAACACCACCCCCGCGGTGCCGAGATGACGGGAATTGACATCGATCGACTGCTGGATGCGCAAGGCGTGTCCGGAGGAATCCGACCACACCGTGATCCCGACCCCGGCCGTCTCGCCTTTCTTGACAGGATTCGACATCACCGCACGGGACCCCACCAGCGCCTGGCGGTTGTGCATCAGGATGGTGCCGGAGGTGTCCAGCAGGTAGACCTCCACCACCGAGGTCTCGCCGTGCATCAATTCGTCGATGAAGTCCCACATGGACAGGTTGACGGTTTCATCCGAGAGCACGCGTTCGCGGCAGAGGCTGGTCCAGGCGCGAAGCACCGTCAGACCCCGCAACTTGCGCTCCTGCAGAAGGGATTCGCGCTGGGAATTGGCCGCGATCACGGCCGTCACCGAGGCCACGCCCAAAGAAACCGCCACCAAAAGCAGGAGGAACTGCGCCCGGATCCCGATCCTGCGCGGCCCGCTCACTTGCGAAACCTCCGCGAAACCGGCATGCGGTCCCACGGAAAGCTTTCCAGGATGCCGCGCACGTCCGGCCCGGAGTGGTCCACGTCGCGCCAGATCGGGACATCCACCAGCGTGCCCACCGGCATGCGCCGCCACTGGCTGGAATCGGCGAAGCCGTTCCATTGGATCAGGACCGGCGCCAGAAGCTGGCTGCCGTAGAAATGTTCGGCGACTCCGCAGAGCGTCTCGCCTTCCAGCATCGCGTAGCGGATCACGCTCACGCCCCGGCGAAGCTCGGTGGAATCGGTGGACAAGGCCCTGGCGAAGGGACGGAATCCGTCAAGCGCCCAGGATCCCACCTGGTTTCCCAAGGCGGCGGCGGTGCGCACCACGGTCACCGTGGTGCGGGAGCTGTTCCCGGCCTCGTCCACCACCGTCACCAGATACTGGTTTTGCCCCGTCCCCAGCATGCGCGCTTCCAGCACCAGGAAGGAATCGAACACCACCGCGCGCGCCTGGCCCGGTCCGCGCACGGAGGCCGTGACGAGCCCTTCGTCCTGCAACTTCAAGCGAACCCGGGCGAAATCCCCGCTGACCGTGTCCGATGGCGGCACCCCCAGCCGAGGCGCGGACAGATCCCGACGGAAACTTCCTTCCCGTTCCACCACGTTCCCGATGGCATCGGAGAGTACCCATCGGTAGGCGTTGTTGCCCAACGCCAACGGGACCCGATCGCAGAACGACCCGTCGGCGGCGATCGCCACCGCGACGGCGCCTGGTTGGCGCAACAGGGAAAGAGGAGCCACGCCGGTCGTTTTCCCGCGCGCTTCCATGACGGTGTCGCGGGTGGCCGCATGCGGCGACTCCAGTCCCAGCAGAGGCGGGGTACGGTCCGCGCTGGCCTCCAGGGATCTGCACTCCAACACAACGGAATCTGTCCCGACCGCCGCGAGATCCACCTGCACCCGGCCCCTGGCGTCCTCCCCGAGCCGGATGGAGACCCGTTTCCTGTCCTCGGAAAGCTCCAAGGCCAACGGAACCTTGGCGTCCGGCCACTCGGGGATCCGCAGATAGGCCTTCAGGCTGGTGCGATCGGGCAGGCGCCGCGAAAGCGAGAGCGCGAAGCCCTGGGCGGAAAGGGCCATCGGATCCTCTCCCAGCAACGTGGGCTCCGATCGATCGAGGATCTCGGAGCCGACCGCCACGGTCAGGCGCCCCCCGCGAGCCGAAAGCGCACCGGAAGCGCGTGTTCCCGCGGCCAACGCGACGGGAACGCTCCTGCCCCTGGCCATGTCGATGCGGACCAGGCCGTCTTCGGTTTCCACCAGCAGGTTTCCGTTGGACTGGGTCATCCAGGAACACCCCAGTTCGGGAAAGGCCGAGCGGACCTTCTGGGAGGAAAGATCCAGCACATCGACCCCTTCCGGCGTGGCGACGAAGACCTCGGAGCCCACCCACTCCAGGCCCACCACCTGGTCGGAGGAGAGGCCTTCCGAACGGCCCAAGCGCACCCACACCCCCGAGGCGCTGTCCAGGACAAGCAGCCCTTTGGTCACCGTGCCCACGATCAACCGGCTTCCCACGCGCAGGATCGCACCGGGCGCGTCCTGGATGGGCATCGCCCATTCCCTCCAGGTTTCCGGACGTCCCGGCTGGAAGCAGAAGACATTTTTTGGCGAGGCGATCCACACGGTCCGATCGGTGACCGCGATCGACCGGATGTCGGCCGGTGGCCCGCCCGGCCTTTCTGATCCCGCCGCAAAAAGCGCACGCGTCGATGGATCCCATCGCATCAATCCCGCATCGGAGGCGATCCAGAGGCTTCCCGCGCCCCAGGCGAGCGCATGGACCTTGCGCATCTTGGCGGCTCCGTTGCCCGCCAACGGATCGATTTTTCCGGTTTGCGCGTCGTAGACGAGCACCCCTCCCGCCGAAGTCCCCAAGGCGGTGCCGCCCGGAACGGGAGCCATGGCCGTCACGATCCCCCGGGAAGCGTCGAATCCGACGCGGCGCCACGAACCGACGTCATTGGAGGCACCCTTCGCCACCAGAGCCAACGAGACCACGGCCAGAGCCAAGAGCTTCATTTCAACCTCGTCTGCTTGAGACCCACGTTGGCCAGGTACTTGCGCGCCTGCACGCAACCGGTGTCGATTTCCAGGACCTGCTTCCAGGACTGGATGGCGCGCTCGTATTCGCCCGAACGGTAGGCCGCGACACCGGCCAGAAGCAATTCCTTGGACCTGCGCACATCCTCCGGGCTCAAGCCGGCGGTCGTGCCCGGCGATGCAACGGAATTTGTCACACCCTTGGCGGTATTGGCGATCGGGGCGGGGCGGGGCGCGGCCAGGCTCGCGATCAGTCCCTTCACCACCGCGCTGCCGGGCTGCAGAACCGCCGCCTTCTGCAGTTGCACCCGCGCCGTGGCCACGTCGCCGTTGCGCAGGGCGGCCCTCGCCTGGGCCATGGCCTCGTCGAAGGCGTCCAACGCCTTGCGGGTGGCGCGGAGCGAATCGATGCGCGAGGGCAGCCGATCGAGTTCCGGCCCATCCGCTCCAAGTTTGCGAAGTTCCGACAGCGCTTCGCTTGCGCGCAGGATGTCTCCGCCGGTCACCGCCGATTCGCACACGCGTACGAGCTCGGTCATCTGCGCGCGCTTGCGACGTTTTTGGAGTCTGTTCTGCAACACCGATTGGGCCAGTTCCAGGGAGGGATCCTGGGGGTCGCTTTCCACCAGGGCCTCCATGGCGTCCATGGCCTCCTGCTCCAACCCCTGGTCGGCCATGGCGTTGATCCGGTCCAATCGCGCGTTGCGCGCGGCGATCCGGAACACCCGCAGGGAGTCCCGGACCTTCAGGAAGGGAACCACCCCGGGAAAGGCCGATTGGGCCTTGGAAGCGATCTCGTAGGCGCTGCTTTCGTCCTTCGTGGAAAGCGCCGTGGCCAGCACCGAGCGCAACTCCCGGATGGCGGCCGATCGCACATCGTCCGAGCGCTGCACCTGGTCGCGCAGAGCCGCGTCGTCCGGCCGCGCGACCCACGCCAAACGCCACTGGACAGCCACTTCCTCCAGATCGCCCCTCCCCTGGGCCTTGCGGGCGAGATCGACATGGAAAGACACCAAGGCGTCCTGGCGAAGCCGCAGTTCCTGGGCGAGCTTGAGGTGGGCCGGCAATGCGGCATTCGATTGCGCCAAGGCCCCGACGATCTTGGAGGCCAACGCGATGTCTTCCTTCTGGAGAAGGCTCTGCGCGAGCTGGAAGAGAGAATCGGGTTTTTCGCGGGCCGCCACGGTCAGCCGATCATCGCCGACCATCCAATCGGAGCTTCCCTCGCTGCCCACCCATCTGCCCAACGCGGCATGGCAGCGCGCTTGCAACCGGTCGATCTCCGACTGCACGGAGTCCAACGCCCGTGCCCGCCGCAAAAGAACCTCGGCCTTGGCGGGATGCCCTGAAGCAAGCAACTCCCGCGCCTGCCCCGCCAAAAGCGAGGTTTCCCCCGGGACGCTGGCGGATCCGCCCCCGTAGATCAATGCGATGACGACGATGGGATGCATGAACGCCCCGATCATACCACTGTGCGCGGCAAAACGCCCGGACGACCGATCGGACAACTGGGTATGGAATGCCGGGCCCGGGGACGGTACAATGGACTGAAGTTTCGGATCTCGAATCGTGGAAGGGGAACGTGGGCTCGATGGACATTCAGGTGAAGGACGTCCGCCGTGAGGGCCCCCGCCGCCTTGTCTTGATGCTGTGGATGCTCCTGTCGGCGCAGGGGGTCGCCTGGTGCGCCGCACCGACCATCACGGACCTGTACCCTCCCAACGGCGCACGCATGGTCGTGGGACGCCAGCCGATGCGCGTCCAGTTGTCCGCGCCGATCCAGGTCGGAACCGGGAGCATCGTGATCCGCAGGAGCTCGGACAATTCGATCCTGGAGACCATCCCCGCGACTTCTCCGACAGTTTCCGTCAACAGTCCGACCCTGCTGCACGGATTCGAAGCCGGTGCGGAGGAATTCGATGGCGGATGGGGCGCGGCCAAACGAACCCGCGACACCACCCGCGCCCACACCGGAAAGGCCTCGCTCGCCGTGACCATCGATGCGGACTGGAACCAGGCCGAAGCCGTCTACGGACCGATGAGCCAGGATTGGAGCGGGATGGACTCGGTGGTCTTCTGGGCGTACTCCACTCAGACCGCTTCGGTGGAACCCGTCAGCCACAGCGGCACCGACCTCGCCTGGGCGGTGGGAAGGACGGCGGCCACCCTGGCCCAGAACACATGGACTCGCGTGTCCATGCCCCTCTCGGGGATTCCCACGCCACGGAACGTGATCGCCTTCGGGTTCAATCTCTCGCCCGCGGGCACCTACTGGTTCGACGATGTCGGCCTGGTCAAGTCGGGCGCCGACCAGCTGACCTTCCTTCCCGGTCTGACCTTTCCGAAGGACAATTCCTATTACGTGAACATCGAGCCGACGGTGGTCAAGGAGGCGGCTTCGGGACAGAATTTCGGCGGAATCCTGGACGCGACGACCTGGGTCCTGCGCGCGGATGCTTCCCCCACCGCCATCCAGCTGTCCAAGGCCAGCGTGGACGAAAACCTTCCGACCGGCAGCACCGTGGGCGAGCTTTCCTCCAGCGACCCGGACGGGGGGACCACCTTCTTCTACACCCTTGTTTCCGGTACGGGATCCACGGACAACGCGTCGTTCTCCATCAGCGGCACGACCCTGAAGACCGCCGCG
This DNA window, taken from Fibrobacterota bacterium, encodes the following:
- a CDS encoding tetratricopeptide repeat protein, translated to MHPIVVIALIYGGGSASVPGETSLLAGQARELLASGHPAKAEVLLRRARALDSVQSEIDRLQARCHAALGRWVGSEGSSDWMVGDDRLTVAAREKPDSLFQLAQSLLQKEDIALASKIVGALAQSNAALPAHLKLAQELRLRQDALVSFHVDLARKAQGRGDLEEVAVQWRLAWVARPDDAALRDQVQRSDDVRSAAIRELRSVLATALSTKDESSAYEIASKAQSAFPGVVPFLKVRDSLRVFRIAARNARLDRINAMADQGLEQEAMDAMEALVESDPQDPSLELAQSVLQNRLQKRRKRAQMTELVRVCESAVTGGDILRASEALSELRKLGADGPELDRLPSRIDSLRATRKALDAFDEAMAQARAALRNGDVATARVQLQKAAVLQPGSAVVKGLIASLAAPRPAPIANTAKGVTNSVASPGTTAGLSPEDVRRSKELLLAGVAAYRSGEYERAIQSWKQVLEIDTGCVQARKYLANVGLKQTRLK
- a CDS encoding GGDEF domain-containing protein — encoded protein: MERAPTFALLVVRLDGWYQSRIWHGAMTAARLLGIRLVSLIGTSYGDPEMRGGPAEIYNLAKSGSIDGYLPLVGSLANYGGIRVVRDLLDFLPPKPTVCIGTRLPGLPCVLPDAGGIESVVRHLVGVHGLRKIAFLGGYPLNPDAIRRKGDFLETMRALGLESREGWIASSNFTPEGGYDVFAGMVDRHGLPEAVVCANDAMALGVHRLCKERGIRIPEDLCLTGFDDIEEAGTLRPSLTTIDAMTYQIAFRSVELLNEILSGAEPRVENVKTCLLVRRSCGCRSGGTDLQLPSILTEAAGIPTTQVLREILHKPDESSRFLERLEEALDKAEHTELNLWEECLLKVARMEPANCHSGFFLEAHAIISQARHGLDQNRRFAMQLLLRDWMAAIQKLTLGMDEDDFATAFINHLQAMAPYGMRILLFNEDGTPLSDPLYGKVPFRLEIDIAARRCGTPEEDSLLRSSDCAAGSWVTLPLAMSDEHYGVVQLRDWTSNELFLDSMRHTLSMSLSLRRRSRTERVMRERFEQLSQRDELTGLLNRRGLIAFGEVLLRSAARSGAKVGIFLFDMDGMKTINDTFGHADGDLAIRCLARALEDGFRQSDLVGRLGGDEFAVVGVFQTGAEADVEAAIRRVRLALEKRSIELARGWQVKTSVGWVLCDSNERIDLDEAFSRADTQLYMDKVQRKRGPP
- a CDS encoding GGDEF domain-containing protein; its protein translation is MSGPRRIGIRAQFLLLLVAVSLGVASVTAVIAANSQRESLLQERKLRGLTVLRAWTSLCRERVLSDETVNLSMWDFIDELMHGETSVVEVYLLDTSGTILMHNRQALVGSRAVMSNPVKKGETAGVGITVWSDSSGHALRIQQSIDVNSRHLGTAGVVFSSGGIEEGIQESVHRIFLFAGLIALLGVVSASLLVYHVTRPVHLLVEGVKRFGERFDPERPETADFQIEFRSFNEIGDVRDSFNEMTAALRRTTAERKILKEESGFLRMQAKTDALTGLYNKRQFEEDFPELVELSKRRRRPLCLLMMDMDRFKLLNDTLGHAAGDRALKDLAQSIRERTRNTERAYRLGGDEFMVLSVGTGLEEARAIAQRITEAYHERKVAGNPTDISVGIVDFDGLASPEELLKAADREMYRVKRDRKAQR